The genomic segment TCAGTCGGTGAGCATCATCCGACGGGAGGATGAGGACAGGATGAAGGACGTGTTTTGTGGCACAGATGGCAGCTAGGATGGAAAATATGAATGTGAACCAGAGTAACCAGTGACCACATGTGGGTTACTGATGGATAGTTGTGAAAATGTCagcatccattaaaaaaaaaactgactccCTCCATCCTACTTCATTTCTAAGGAGAGCAGAAGTTTGGCCTTGGTGCAGTCATCAACACAACCCTACCAGCATTCCTGTTCTCCAACAGTATCGTGTTTAAGCACAGCTAAATGAGGAGATCAAAGAATGTTAGGCCAACATTAAAGAATGTTCCATCAGTCATGTTCAGGTAACAGCATCAAGAAGAAAGGTGACAATCATGACAAACAAAATGTCTTTGTAAAATTAATGGAACTATTGACAGTTATATGACACAAGGCTCAACAATCCCTCATTCATTATCGACTGATTCATTCACACATTGCCAACAACTGTGAGGTTTATTTTTCACCCTGGAGAGCACAGCTCAGCTCCGGGGTTTATTCTGGACTTTTCACGGCCTCTCCAGCATGAGTTTTGACCCAGCGATAACAGAATCTTCATAAAACCTGAGCTGCCCAAGCCGCTGGAGAACACCAAcagagtgaataaataaaataagcgATGTTCATCTCCCTCCCTCCAACGAGAAGACGTATGTTGGTCATGAAATGCACATACTGTTATAAACATTACAGGTTTGATTTTTATCCTTTGGGTCCCGAGATCAATTCTGACCTTTTTACATCGTATTTAAGCTGCAGTCAATAAAAACATAGAACATAGATTCAGTGTTAGCCTGCTTACGGTATCGTTCATTGACTGAAAACAAAGATAATGATGAAtctatctttttgttttttttaatgtaatattacaaatataataatatatatttcaaCCAGTGTTGGAATGAAGACTTTTACTTCTTTTCCACTTTCAGAGAGAGGACAGTCTTCTCCCACCTTTGGTCTCTTGATAGCCAGAAAATCTTCATCAGAATGTACACAAGGAACCAGTTTGAAagaatgtttttgtaatttagATTTGATAAAGCAAAAAGTGTCCACAATATGATGCTGGAACTTCTTTTATAGAAATGTGCTCAGTAGTTCTAGTTTACCTGGCAGTTTGTAGGGTTTTGAATGCAGCCATCACTGTTTACACTGAGTGAAGTGTGTTGAACAGGAAGGTGGTAACAAGAACAACAGTTTATAATGTCAGGATATTCATTCTGGCTTCTCTGCAGTACCTGCTGGAGATGGACCAGAACCTCTCTGATTGGATTAGAGCACTGACAGGCCTCCTTTCCTCCGGTCCCTGTTGAAGTGACGTGGGTCTGTGGTTCGGTATTCGTCTTTAGTCTGTTGCGCTGCAGGTTGAGAAGTTATTGTCTGGGTGATTTTACTCAAATTCAAAGTAGCAACAGATTCTCCATGACCTCTTGGGAACTCAGAGCTGCATTGTCATCGATGGATTTGGAGCTGGACTCGTCCAGTCTGAAAGAAGCAGAGTGAAAGATCTTTAGAGGTCAGAGGCCGTAAATGTTTATCATCAGTTCCATGGATGAGCAAATGTTTAACGCTGAGAGGAGAACAGGAACGGATGGGGGTTGTCACAGTGactgaacacacaacacacatcttAATGACAAAAGAACGAGAGTTTAGACTTCCACAAATTAAAGGACGTACTTAgattttttcaaaagaaaaaaaaaagggtcttTAAAACCACTGAGAACCACTTGTGTGTCTGGCTTTAGGAAAGAATGAACTTTCTAAATGTAAGGAAGAGGAATAACAGGAAGAACAAAATGTATTGAACTTCTCACCTGTGtccatctcctctgcttccatgTTGCTGCATTCCAGGTAGGAAACAGAGGAAAACTATGATATTACTCACCATAAAGGCTAAGATCGAAGAAAAGGCAAAGAGATGCAAACCAGCAGGCATCTCACATCACATGTGTTTCATCATACACATAAAAAGATTGAGATGAAAAGAACTATTCAAGCCCCTCAGAGCAAGGATGGCATCATATGATAATCGTTTATTTACAAAcggaaaatacaagaaaatgtttgattCCATCCTGTCTAAATGCAGCTGATGGTGAACCAGGTGTCTGGGAGTTTGATGGCTTCTCGCCCACAGCCGCTCAGCCACTTTACTCCAATCCGTTCCTTCAGCTTCTCCATCAATGTGTCATCAGCTGCAGCCTCTCATCAAACATAGTTCTGATATTGAcggatgttttcttcttcatcctgacATTTTTTCTGACGCTTATCAATCCTCCTGCTGCCGAATAAATCCATGGAGCTGGACTTTGGGTAGAGAACTGCATGCTCACTACTGGGTGTCGCTTGAgacatgagagagagaggaaaaaaactcTCTTTTGCTTGTTCTATCAATCAAAACCTTTTCCTATGAAGCACTGTTGCCAAAGTGTGTCAccctttttccaattttttatttatttggatgaACGCTCACATTTGTTcggcaaagttttttatgctggatgcccttcctgctgtAATGCTCTGCATTTTGGGTCCGGCCTACAGTTGAGACTGGCTTGTGAACCTGTAGGGCTACAGATGCTGGGGATTGACCCCTGGGCAGCACACATGCAAAGCGTGTGCTCTACCATTGAGGTAGATCACCAAATGAAGAACTCCAGTCATTTTCTAAAACTTCAATGGTCGAAGAATTTTAATTTGACAACaatcattgaaaaacaaaaagaaacccaAACAAAAGCGGCACAACACGGCCCGACCTTGAGTTGGTTGTTTGCATACTTTCTGCCTCCCTCCATTGGCGTGGACGTGAGGTTATGTTTTTGCATGGGGATTGTTTgcctctctgtgtttgtgtgaatttttATAGACCTCCACGTCAGTCTATGTGTCACAGGAAGGTTTTTCTATCTGACAGGTGACCATCAACCTCCGCACAACTACCATCGCTGCTGCATAGCAATAAAAGATGGTCTAGCTCCACTTGGAAATGGCATCACCAGAACACTGGATCCATATATTTGTTTTCCTGACagtaaaattaatatatttgtgtGCTGGAGCAATCTCACATGCTTTCATTCTTTTCTCATATGTTTTCATTGTTCAGTAGATCTGAGGCCTTTATTTGCAAAGGTTACCTTGAGAAGGCGTCGTCGAGTCCATCCTCCACGTCCTGTTGGAATAAACAGTATGAATCAATACACACATGAATAACGGCAAATTACAATCCTGCTGCTCGTGTGTTTTCAGGCCCCACTGGGTATTCACTGAGTCAGCTGTCTGAGCTTATTTTATTCAAGGGACACAAATGATTTAATGAGATGAAGAATTAAACACAGTACGCTCCACATTCTTATGTACTTGTTATTCCAGCCGTGGTAAACAtatcacaataaaaaatgaacttaTGGTAATATCTCGTGActtaaataaaagaattaaCGCACCATTTTGCCCTCATTTTCCTGCACTAGTGGGAAAGCAAGCGATCAAATCAAGTTGCATTCTAAAATTTAAGGGAAACTAAGGAAACATCATTCAGTCGTTACCATATCGTATCAAACCCAGTGAGAGGTAAAGACGcaaccattaaaaacaacaacatgaggaCACTAAAGGATCGATCTAGACCATCTGATGATACCTTTTTCTGCTATTGGTGAGGAATATTATCAGAGAAATGTACAGCAATGATCTCCATGATTTTTGTGTGGGCGTTGCAATGTAGGAGAGACTTTCTAATGGTTGTGGTGCCACCTAGTGGCACAAAAGTGAAAGTGCAGATCAGGATGGCGACGTTTAATCCGCATCGCACATATTTGCAGTTATTTACACCACATGTGGAAATAATCAATGTATGAGTGATGTCTAAATGTCTCCATGACTGTCTCCGTCTGCAGTCGTCAGGAGGTCGGTTCAGGGAGAGTCAGAGTCTTCAGTGTCATTGGAGGCTGTGACTCAAGGCTGTCAGGATATAAGCTCAGGGAATCTGAGAGTTGTATAAATCATCCGTCAAGACAATAATATTGAACTTTGTTTTGTTGAGCTGTGGAATTGTGTTGCAGGGGGAATTTTGATTCAggagacaataaaaaatgtACCGCAATAATCGTATGTCATGGTTTGGTTGACGCTCCGCATGGTTGGGTGGGAAATACCACAAACCTAGCATGAGGACTGTTTCAATGTCTGTAAATTTGAACCTCATATATTTATTGCCAGTCCTGATAGTAAACTATGTAAACTACACATGCAGTGCTgtagaaagagaagaaaggtaataattttaaaaatacaatagcTGGTGTAAGGCTTATGTGACCTTATCTTCCTATGATACTTATTATTTCAAGTACTTACACACCTATGACACAATACCAGCGTTGGTGTCatgaattcttttttaaaaaatgacatgacCTACCCAGGAGTCGTGTTTGATCGGTCGCCTTCGAGTCGGGTTGCTCCTTGGTGACGGCAGGCTGAGTGAAGTGGAGAAGAAGGGCCTCCGGAGCTTCTCCTCCGTCACAACGGGCCTCTGAGGCTCTGGGTCTGAGGGAGATGGTGGGCAAGGTTTAGACATCAACAGGGGGAAGAAGTAGAGAAAAAGGTGTTTCTGTGCAGCAGCTCCCTAAACCTTCATCATGTACGTCTCTGAGCTCCTCCAGAGTTCCCGGAGGCATTCACATCACATTCTCTCTATCCTCAGGACACTCAGGAGGGGAGATTTTAATTGAAAGAAACTGGAGAAGTCAGTTCTCGCATAACATCAAACTGTTTCAGTCTCATTTTGCAGACCTGAGGAGTGGAAAACATTTTGACCTATAAATGCCACGGCCACTGGAGAGAACTTAAAACCTACTTCCCCCATGAATGACTAATGAGTGGTGTATAATTAGAGATTTGTCCTTCCTGTGCAAGAGAGAGGTGATTCTAAACTATGAAATTACAAGTTTCAAGGCAAAGTGCACGACCGAGGCGGTTTCAGGTGTTTGAGGATCATGAAGTCTGACGGATTTTAATCCTGCAGAGCTTAAATACCGACTCATGGGTTCCATTAAGGTGCTCTAACATTACAAAAtattcttacttttgtgatcaataAATCAAAGTTGACCTTTATTCAAAAACATCCTTCATTAAAAACTCGTTTCCATAGAAACAAGGAGGAATGGAAGACCGACCGGAATGACTGACAGCTGATGATGAAATGAACGTGAAGCGTTTCCTCCTGATTAGTTCACTGGATAATCAGCTGAGTTTGAGTGACATGACCAGTGACATTGGATTTTATATGATCCACAGTGGGAGCTGGTGTTTACTTTATGTATTAACCTGGTGAAGAAGAAGATCTCCATTTAAAGACTTTATCCTTAAGGGAGGTAAGGAGGGAGCACCTGAGCACAGTGAGCACAGtgtgacaaataaaatgacTCTGTTTCAATGTGtaagtatgtatgtgtgtgtgtgtgtgtgtgtgtgtgtgtgtgtgtgtgtgtgtgtgtgtgtgtgtgtgtgtgtgtgtgtgtgtgtgtgtgtgtgtgtgtgtgtgtttgtgtgtgtgtgtgtgtgtgcagagagatGAAGACAGCCAAAGTTACCCACCCACTGGTGTGTCGGTTGTCTCTGTCTGGGCTTTGCTGGCAGCACAGGAGCAGCAGGTCCTGGCCTTCCTGTTTTTGTCTGCAGACagaataaaagctgttttttaaaatagaatATAGCACCAAATGCTCCTGTATATACAAATACTTTAACATTTAGATATTCATAATTCAGTCTAAGTAGCTACTTTACATGCAGATCCAGTTGTGTGTCATTTATATGGTAGACTTGGCATGTGAAGCATTTTACTTATGAATCAAACTCTATCTCTCCTGCCGGCCTGATTTGAAAGACAAAACTAGTCTCGTTTAGAATGAGACTTTTTCCTACATATAAGAAGTGAAGTTTGCACTAATCCGTCCCGATTTCGCCCTCCCTTCAGTTCAGTAAACTCACCTTCCTGAGCAATCTCCCAAAGATCGAGGGCTATTTTAAAGGCCTGGGCTACCGTTAACGTCACAGCCTCAGCCTGCAGAGAGACAAGGATAGGAGGAATAACACcggaataaaaacaaagaacatttgttaataaatttaaaagtttattttagatCATTCCTGTATCTACTTGACTTTTACCCCTAATTTGCATTaatggaaacagaaaagaatGGCACACTTTAACCTCCACAAGGTGGCGCCACACACCATCTGTGTTTCTACTTGTTCCATCCTGTAGAATAAATTACATACTTTAATGTACTGTTCACACtcacaatcttcttcttttgacAGAGAAAAGCGTGACACTCCAGCGTCTCGTTGAACTGACTCTGGGAAACATAAGCGAACACCTTGTCCTGAGTTTTATCTGCTGTGCAGTACGAAATTCTGCAAgggaagacaaaagaaaaagtgttttaatgtgaatgaATTCCTTTATTTAACTAGGATGCTTTTACACaggtgaaaaataaaagacaacatgcagcagctgcagaactGAACTTCATATTACTCCACTGAGTACCTGTCAATTTATGCCATAACGTTGCTTTTGCGCTCAGACTTTTTTGCATATGCATAAGAAAAGCAATCATATGGGAGGGcggtggggggtgtgtgtgtgtttgtaatgaaTTTTATGCTGATTTAGGTCCCACAGCTGGGGACAGATGAGCAGCAGTGACATTCATGGGAGATTCTTCAAGCCCTTCACCGCTAAAGCAATTTCATATAAACATTAAGTGTGAAATTTATGGCTACTGCGGAGTCAAGCCTTTAGGCTAATGTCAATCATGTGTTGATAATGGAGCAATCTGCACCAATTTTGTGTTGTCTTGTTCACTTCATTGGAGTGAAGTTACGTTTGCCCTATTTATCTCTGGAGAACATCGACCGCTACAGAGAGGCAAAAGAAATtaagtaaaaatgaaatatcaatAAGAGAAAACTTCATTTCTGAAGAGAACTCTGATGGTTTCAGAATAAATTCTACTGAAATATCTAAAATTCTACTGTCAGTGGGAAATAGATTAGAAAATAATCTCCACTGTAACGATCTCCACCTCATCTCCAGCAATCATGTCGAATCTCTTCTGGATCTCACATCGAGCAAACCTAAGTCTGCAGATGTGACAGCTGTGACCAGAGGATTTTCAATGGTTATCTAAAGCAAATCCAGATGGACCCCAACAATCCATTGTGAGTCTTACGAAAGCTTGCATGGGTTCACAGGAGTGAAGCAAAGAAAAGCAACGTGTTTTTGTTTGCGGCGTTTCTTGCAGGCTTTTAGAGGCCGGATCGATCCTGTGCTTCCATCTGAGGTTGTTACCTTAACCGGACATGCCCATCATGTTTGTTGCCCTGAAGAGACGTGCAAATCGAGcctcaaagagagagagagatgcactTTGATGTTAATTTAAGCAACCTTTGATATAAGGAAGGCATGGGAGGACAAGATTAGCTTGACTCTCATGTCAGGCACAGAACTCAAGGGGCCAAAGTTGTTGTTATCTCTGACTAGAACAGCATCTCATCCCAATTAGACTCAGATAATCAGTGTTTCTGCATGCAGCTCATCATCACAAATGAGGAAGCACACCATAAGAATGCAGTCAGGTTGAGTGGGTCTCTATTTATTCCGCTGTTATTACAGAGTGGCAGTCGCTCGTCCGCTTCCCACTTCAAGAGagtcattaaaaatgaagttattttttaatattaaacatgCAGCCTTCAGATTCTCCTCTTAAGATTGCTTTGCTGGATTTCACTGCCGATGCCTGACCCACATTGCAATGCCCAGGACACCCAGCTCAAtagcccccctccctctctgtgcTCTAACttatatttgcttttttaattGCATAAAAATGAGGAGTGAAAAAGTTGAAAGCATCGACCTATTTTAGTTTAGAAAACAAGAGTGATGTAACGACTCCATACAAACTTCACTATCATAATTTTGACAATGTTTTGACCTTCTAAAGATTTTATGCACAACCTGAATATAACTTCAGGGAACGTCTAACTTTTAATTGATTTtctaattatattatttatactaTTAACTACTAAAGTAATAAATTATTCATCCTACAATGTTCCATATGCAGAGCAGCACAGTCAAAACTAATCAACTCACTAACTCTAGAAATGGTCACGTATTTTGTGTTGATGTGATTTAGATGACATAATAAAACAGAGGAGAATGTAATAACATTAActtcaaataaatgatttaatcgTAAACTTGATAGAGTTTTATAAAAGTTCTAAATAACTGGTGtcagatggaaaataaaacttggagatgaaacaaaacctctgaaataaataagtgCACTTACAACTAAACCACGTCCAAAAACACGACTGGAATC from the Antennarius striatus isolate MH-2024 chromosome 19, ASM4005453v1, whole genome shotgun sequence genome contains:
- the si:dkey-71h2.2 gene encoding low density lipoprotein receptor adapter protein 1; its protein translation is MDALKSAGRAIIKSPGVPRHTWGTSKHEKLPENWTDTKETLLEGMVFNVKYLGMTLVGQPKGEDMASAAIRRIVAMARASAKKFRKVTLTVSPKGIIITDTETADLIEDVSIYRISYCTADKTQDKVFAYVSQSQFNETLECHAFLCQKKKIAEAVTLTVAQAFKIALDLWEIAQEDKNRKARTCCSCAASKAQTETTDTPVDPEPQRPVVTEEKLRRPFFSTSLSLPSPRSNPTRRRPIKHDSWDVEDGLDDAFSRLDESSSKSIDDNAALSSQEVMENLLLL